In one window of Thermodesulfobacteriota bacterium DNA:
- a CDS encoding metalloregulator ArsR/SmtB family transcription factor, whose protein sequence is MSKKDSIRKEVFEIQAGVCQCLANPKRLEILHILRDRELSATDIAGKVGISNANASQHLAIMRTKGLLKSRREGVSIRYSLANPKVTTACDIMREVLFEHLDEKRRLTGRVRTP, encoded by the coding sequence GTGAGCAAAAAGGACTCCATACGGAAAGAGGTCTTCGAGATACAGGCGGGCGTATGCCAGTGCCTTGCGAACCCCAAGCGCCTCGAGATACTCCATATCCTCCGCGACAGGGAGCTTTCGGCGACCGATATAGCAGGAAAGGTCGGCATCTCCAACGCGAACGCATCCCAGCACCTGGCCATCATGCGGACCAAGGGGCTCCTTAAGAGCAGGCGCGAGGGGGTGAGCATCCGCTACTCGCTAGCGAACCCGAAGGTAACGACGGCCTGCGACATCATGAGGGAGGTCCTTTTCGAGCACCTTGACGAAAAGCGGCGCCTTACGGGAAGGGTGAGGACGCCATGA